A region of Syngnathoides biaculeatus isolate LvHL_M chromosome 20, ASM1980259v1, whole genome shotgun sequence DNA encodes the following proteins:
- the copg2 gene encoding coatomer subunit gamma-2, whose product MIKKFDKKDEESGSGSNPFQHLEKSAVLQEARIFNETPINPRRCLHILTKIIYLLNQGEHFGTTEATEAFFAMTRLFQSNDQTLRRMCYLTIKEMANISEDVIIVTSSLTKDMTGKDDVYRGPAIRALCRITDTTMLQAIERYMKQAIVDKVPSVSSSALVSSLHMVRMSYDVVKRWVNEAQEAASSDNIMVQYHALGLLYHLRKNDRLAVTKMLNKFTKSGLKSPFAYCMLIRIASKLLDETEGGHDSPLFDFIESCLRNKNEMVVYEAASAIVHMPNCTARELAPAVSVLQLFCSSPKAALRYAAVRTLNKVAMKHPSAVTACNLDLENLITDSNRSIATLAITTLLKTGSESSVDRLMKQISSFVSEISDEFKVVVVQAISALCQKYPRKHSVMMNFLSNMLRDDGGFEYKRAIVDCIISIIEENPESKETGLAHLCEFIEDCEHSVLAIKILHLLGREGPRTPQPSKYIRFIFNRVVLEIEAVRAAAVSALAKFGAQNDDLLPSVLVLMQRCMMDSDGEVRDRATFYMNVLQQKQKALNAAYIFNGLSVSIPGLEKSLHQYTLDPSEKPFDMKTVPLATTPITEQKTEIAPVATSKLPEKLAPSRQDIYQEQLAAIPEFQGLGPLFKSAEPVQLTEAETEYVVRCIKHTFSRHIVFQFDCTNTLNDQLLQKVLVQMEPSESYEVIHYIPAASLPYSQPGSCYTLVRLPDDDPTAVSCTFSCTMKYLVQDCDPNTGEPDDDGYNDEYVLEDLEVTVADHIQKVLKPNFGAAWEEVGDEFEKEETFALASVHTLDEAVKNIVSFLGMQPCERSDKVPENKNSHILFLAGVFRGGHDTLVRARLALADGVTMQVTVRSDEETVVDVILASVG is encoded by the exons ATGATCAAGAAGTTCGACAAGAAGGACGAAGAGTCCG GAAGTGGCTCGAATCCTTTCCAGCATCTGGAGAAGAGCGCAGTTTTGCAGGAG GCTCGCATCTTCAACGAGACGCCCATCAATCCGCGGAGATGCCTGCACATTCTCACCAAGATCATTTACCTGCTCAACCAG GGGGAACATTTTGGCACCACCGAAGCAACAGAGGCATTCTTTGCCATGACCAGGCTCTTCCAGTCCAATGAC CAAACCCTGAGGAGGATGTGCTACTTGACCATCAAGGAGATGGCCAACATCTCTGAGGACGTCATCATTGTTACCAGCAG TCTGACCAAAGACATGACTGGGAAGGACGATGTGTACAGAGGACCTGCCATCAGAGCCCTCTGCAGGATCACTGAT ACAACCATGCTGCAGGCCATCGAGAGATACATGAAGCAAGCCATCGTCGACAAGGTGCCAAGCGTGTCCAGCTCGGCCCTGGTCTCCTCACTG CACATGGTGAGGATGAGCTACGACGTGGTGAAACGTTGGGTGAACGAAGCCCAGGAGGCGGCTTCAAGCGATAACATCATGGTTCAG TACCACGCCCTGGGCCTCCTGTATCACCTGAGGAAGAACGACCGCCTGGCCGTCACCAAGATGCTCAACAAGTTCACAAAGTCGGGCCTGAAGTCACCGTTTGCCTACTGCATGCTCATCCGCATCGCCAGCAAGCTTCTGGACGAGACAGAAGGAGG tcatgaCAGCCCTTTGTTTGACTTCATCGAGAGCTGCCTGAGGAACAAGAACGAGATGGTGGTGTACGAGGCCGCCTCCGCTATCGTGCACATGCCCAACTGCACGGCCAGGGAGCTGGCCCCCGCCGTCTCCG TGCTGCAGCTCTTCTGTAGTTCCCCCAAAGCGGCACTGAGATATGCCGCAGTCCGGACCCTCAACAAG GTGGCGATGAAGCACCCCTCGGCCGTGACTGCGTGCAACCTGGACCTGGAGAACCTGATCACAGACTCCAACCGGAGCATCGCCACGTTGGCCATCACCACGCTGCTGAAGACGGGCAGCGAGAGCAGCGTGGACCGGCTGATGAAGCAGATCTCCTCCTTCGTCTCGGAGATATCAGACGAGTTCAAG gtggtggtggtgcaggCCATCAGCGCTCTGTGTCAGAAGTATCCCAGGAAACACAGCGTCATGATGAACTTCCTCTCCAACATGCTGAGAGATGAC GGAGGTTTCGAGTACAAGCGCGCCATCGTGGACTGCATCATCAGCATCATCGAGGAGAACCCCGAGAGCAAAGAGACGGGCCTGGCGCACCTGTGCGAGTTCATCGAGGACTGCGAGCACTCCGTGCTGGCCATCAAGATCCTGCACCTGCTGGGCCGGGAGGGGCCGCGCACCCCGCAGCCGTCCAAGTACATCCGCTTCATCTTCAACAGGGTTGTGCTGGAGATCGAGGCCGTGCGAGCCG ctgcCGTGAGCGCTTTGGCCAAATTCGGTGCCCAGAACGATGACCTCCTGCCGAGTGTCCTGGTTCTCATGCAGAG GTGCATGATGGACAGCGACGGCGAAGTGCGTGACCGGGCCACGTTCTACatgaacgttctgcagcagaAGCAGAAGGCGCTCAACGCCGCTTACATCTTCAACG gCTTGTCTGTGTCAATCCCCGGTCTGGAGAAGTCACTGCACCAGTACACTCTGGACCCCTCGGAGAAGCCGTTCGACATGAAGACGGTCCCGCTGGCCACCACACCCATCACAGAACAGAAAACAG AAATTGCTCCGGTGGCCACCAGCAAGCTTCCCGAGAAGTTGGCCCCGTCGCGCCAGGACATCTATCAGG AACAACTCGCGGCCATCCCAGAGTTCCAGGGTCTCGGCCCGCTCTTCAAGTCGGCCGAGCCGGTGCAGCTGACGGAAGCCGAGACGGAATACGTGGTGCGGTGCATCAAGCACACCTTTTCCCGGCACATCGTGTTCCAGTTCGACTGCACCAACACGCTCAACGACCAGCTCCTGCAGAAG GTTCTTGTGCAAATGGAGCCGTCCGAGTCCTATGAGGTGATTCACTACATTCCGGCCGCCAGCCTCCCGTACAGCCAGCCCGGCTCCTGCTACACGCTTGTGCGCCTCCCCGACGACGACCCGACGGCCG TGTCGTGTACGTTCAGCTGCACGATGAAGTACCTGGTCCAGGACTGCGACCCCAACACAGGAGAGCCCGACGACGACGGTTACAACGATGAGTATGTG CTGGAGGACCTGGAAGTGACTGTGGCAGACCACATCCAGAAGGTGCTGAAGCCCAACTTCGGAGCCGCCTGGGAAGAAGTGGGAGACGAGTTTGAGAAGGAGGAGACGTTCGCGCTGGCGTCCGTTCACACTTTAGACG AGGCGGTTAAGAACATTGTCAGCTTCCTGGGAATGCAGCCGTGCGAGCGCTCCGACAAAGTACCAGAAAACAAGAACTCCCACATCCTCTTCCTCGCTG GTGTTTTCCGGGGAGGTCACGACACGCTGGTCCGCGCTCGCCTCGCGCTAGCCGACGGCGTCACCATGCAGGTGACGGTCCGCAGCGACGAGGAGACGGTCGTCGACGTCATCCTGGCGTCCGTGGGCTAA
- the mest gene encoding mesoderm-specific transcript homolog protein, translated as MKEWWLHVGLMCIPLLAVYLHIPPPQLSPALLKWHNAGRSFTFRGREIFYRDSQGVLGSSDVVLLLHGFPTSSYDWSKIWEPLTQRFNRVIALDFLGFGFSDKPRPHRYSIFEQATAVEALVAHLGLSNQRINLLSHDYGDTVALELLYRSDQNRTGHLTINSLCLSNGGLFPEAHHPRLLQMLLKDSTFLAPILMRLSNYMIFRKGLGEVFGPYTQPTDAEFWDMWTGLRYNDGNLVLDSVLQYINQRLKHKERWLGALTSTFVPLHLIYGPLDPVNPHPQFVRLYQQLVRRSTVSVLEEHVGHYPQLEDPTGFLNAYFNFIHSF; from the exons ATGAAAGAGTGGTGGCTCCACGTCGGCTTGATGTGCATCCCGCTGCTGGCCGTCTACCTGCACATCCCGCCGCCTCAGCTGTCACCTGCCCTGCTCAAGTGGCACAATGCCGGCCGAAGCTTCACCTTCAGGGGCCGCGAGATCTTCTACAGAG ACTCCCAGGGCGTCTTGGGAAGCTCCGACGtggtcctcctcctccacggCTTCCCCACCTCCAGCTACGACTGGAGCAAG ATTTGGGAGCCGCTCACCCAACGGTTCAACCGGGTCATAGCGCTGGACTTCCTGGGCTTCGGCTTCAGCGACAAGCCG CGACCGCACAGGTACTCCATCTTCGAGCAGGCCACTGCGGTGGAGGCGCTGGTAGCGCACTTGGGTCTGTCCAATCAGCGGATCAACCTCCTGTCACATGACTACGGAGACACGGTGGCGCTGGAGCTGCTCTACAG GAGTGACCAGAACCGTACGGGCCACCTGACCATCAACAGCCTGTGTCTCTCCAATGGAG GTTTGTTTCCCGAGGCCCACCACCCTCGCCTGCTGCAGATG ctgctgaaGGACTCCACGTTCCTGGCTCCCATCCTCATGCGGCTGAGCAACTACATGATCTTCCGGAAAGG GCTCGGGGAGGTTTTCGGGCCATACACGCAGCCGACTGATGCAGAGTTCTGGGACATGTGGACCGGTCTGCGATATAATGACGGCAACTTGGTTTTAGACAG TGTTCTCCAGTACATCAACCAGAGGTTAAAACACAAAGAACGATGGCTCGGCGCGCTCACGTCCACCTTCGTGCCAC TGCACCTCATCTACGGCCCGCTGGACCCggtcaacccccacccccagttcGTCCGGCTTTACCA GCAGTTGGTGCGGCGGTCCACCGTCAGCGTGTTAGAAGAGCACGTCGGTCATTACCCGCAGCTGGAAGACCCCACGGGCTTCCTCAACGCTTACTTTAACTTTATTCACTCATTCTGA